One window of Bos indicus isolate NIAB-ARS_2022 breed Sahiwal x Tharparkar chromosome 18, NIAB-ARS_B.indTharparkar_mat_pri_1.0, whole genome shotgun sequence genomic DNA carries:
- the ALDH16A1 gene encoding aldehyde dehydrogenase family 16 member A1, which produces MAATRTASRACEIFTTLEYGPAPESHACALAWLDTQDRHLGHYVNGQWLKPEHRSSVPCQDPITGENLASCLQAQSEDVAAAVEAARASLENWSTQPGAIRAQHLTRLAKVIQKHQRLLWTLESLVTGRAVREVRDRDVPLAQQLLQYHAVQAHTQEEALAGWEPMGVIGLILSPTFPFLDMMWRICPALAVGCTVVVLVPPASPTPLLLAQLAGELGPFPGILNVISGPASLGPVLAAQPGVQKVAFCGAIEEGRALRRTLAGWVPELGLALGAESLLLLTEVADVDSAVEGIVDAAWSDRSPGGLRLLIQEAVWDETMRRLQERMGRLRCGHGLDGAVDMGARGAAARDLAQRYVSKAQSQGAQVFQAGSEPSDSPFFPPTLVSDLPPASPCTQAEVPWPLVVASPFRTAKEALAVANGTPRGGSASVWSERLGQALELAYGLQVGTVWINAHGLRDPAVPTGGCKESGSSWHGGQDGLYEYLRPSGTPAWIPYLSKTLNYDAFGLALPSTLPAGPETGPAPPYGLFVGGRFQAPGARSSRPIRDSQGSLQGYVAEGGAKDIRGAVEAAHQAAPGWMSQSPAARAALLWALAAALQRREPNLVSRLERHGVELKVAKAEVELSVKRLRAWGARVQAQGCALQVAELRGPVLRLREPLGVLAIVCPDEWPLLAFVSLLAPALAHGNTVVLVPSGACPIPALEVCQEMATLLPAGLVNVVTGDRDHLTRCLALHQDIQALWYFGSAQGSQFVEWASAGNLKPVWVNRGCPRAWDQEAEGAGPELGRRAARTKALWLPMGD; this is translated from the exons ATGGCTGCGACGCGGACAGCATCGCGGGCCTGCGAGATCTTCACGACGCTGGAATACGGACCGGCACCGGAGAGCCACGCATGCGCACTG GCCTGGTTGGACACCCAGGACCGGCACTTGGGTCACTATGTTAATGGACAGTGGTTAAAACCGGAACACAGGAGTTCAGTGCCTTGCCAGGATCCCATCACAG GAGAGAACTTGGCCAGTTGCCTGCAGGCTCAGAGCGAGGATGTGGCAGCAGCTGTGGAGGCTGCCAGAGCCTCATTGGAGAACTGGAGCACGCAACCCGGAGCGATTCGGGCCCAACATCTGACCAG GCTGGCCAAGGTGATCCAGAAGCACCAGCGGCTGCTGTGGACCCTGGAGTCCCTGGTTACTGGACGGGCCGTTCGAGAAGTTCGAGACAGGGATGTGCCCCTGGCCCAGCAGCTGCTCCAGTACCACGCAGTCCAGGCGCACACCCAGGAGGAGGCGCTGGCAGGCTGGGAGCCCATGG GAGTGATTGGTCTCATCCTgtcccccaccttccccttcctgGACATGATGTGGAGGATTTGCCCTGCACTGGCTGTGG GCTGCACTGTGGTGGTCCTGGTGCCCCCAGCCTCCCCGACGCCCCTCCTCCTGGCCCAGCTGGCAGGGGAGCTAGGCCCATTCCCAGGAATCCTCAATGTGATCAGCGGCCCTGCCTCCCTGGGGCCTGTTCTGGCTGCCCAACCTGGAGTCCAGAAGGTGGCCTTCTGCGGAGCCATCGAG GAAGGACGCGCCCTACGGCGGACCCTGGCAGGCTGGGTTCCCGAGCTGGGACTGGCATTGGGGGCTgagtcgctgctgctgctgacgGAAGTGGCGGATGTGGACTCGGCCGTGGAGGGTATCGTGGATGCAGCCTGGTCTGACCGCAGCCCG GGGGGCCTCAGGCTCCTCATCCAGGAGGCTGTGTGGGATGAGACGATGAGGCGGCTCCAGGAGCGGATGGGGCGGCTGCGCTGCGGCCACGGGCTAGACGGGGCCGTGGACATGGGAGCCCGGGGGGCTGCCGCCCGTGACCTGGCGCAGCGCTACGTGAGCAAGGCCCAGAGCCAAGGTGCACAG GTCTTCCAGGCTGGCAGTGAGCCCTCAGACAGCCCATTCTTCCCCCCGACTTTGGTCTCTGATCTGCCTCCAGCCTCCCCATGTACCCAGGCAGAG GTGCCATGGCCTCTGGTGGTGGCCTCCCCCTTCCGCACAGCCAAGGAGGCCCTGGCTGTGGCCAACGGGACGCCCCGTGGAGGAAGTGCCAGCGTGTGGAGTGAGAGACTGGGGCAGGCCCTGGAGCTAGCCTACGG GCTCCAGGTGGGCACGGTCTGGATCAATGCCCATGGCCTCAGGGACCCTGCAGTACCCACGGGTGGCTGCAAGGAGAGCGGGTCTTCTTGGCATGGGGGGCAAGAT GGTCTGTACGAGTATCTGCGGCCTTCGGGGACCCCTGCCTGGATTCCCTACCTGTCCAAGACTCTCAACTATGACGCCTTTGGCCTTGCTCTTCCTTCAACCCTACCAGCTGGACCTGAAACAGG CCCAGCACCCCCCTATGGGCTCTTTGTGGGGGGCCGTTTCCAGGCTCCTGGAGCCAGGAGTTCCAGGCCCATCCGGGATTCACAAGGCAGTCTCCAGGGCTACGTGGCTGAGGGCGGAGCCAAGGATATCCGCGGTGCTGTGGAGGCAGCTCACCAGGCCGCCCCCGG CTGGATGAGCCAGTCCCCAGCGGCCAGAGCGGCCCTGCTGTGGGCCCTGGCGGCTGCGCTGCAACGCCGAGAGCCCAACCTGGTCTCAAGGCTGGAGAGGCACGGCGTGGAGCTCAAGGTCGCCAAGGCGGAGGTGGAGCTGAGCGTGAAGCGGCTTCGGGCCTGGGGGGCCCGGGTCCAGGCCCAAGGCTGCGCCCTGCAG GTCGCAGAGCTGAGAGGCCCCGTGCTTCGGCTGCGGGAGCCGCTGGGCGTGCTCGCGATTGTGTGCCCGGAcgagtggcccctgcttgcctTCGTGTCTCTACTGGCCCCTGCCCTGGCCCACGGCAACACTGTGGTCTTGGTGCCCAGTGGGGCCTGTCCCATCCCTGCCTTGGAGGTCTGCCAG GAGATGGCCACCTTACTGCCAGCGGGCCTCGTGAATGTGGTGACAGGAGACCGGGACCACCTAACCCGCTGCCTCGCCTTGCACCAGGACATCCAGGCCCTGTGGTATTTCGGATCTGCCCAG